A genomic segment from Triticum dicoccoides isolate Atlit2015 ecotype Zavitan chromosome 1A, WEW_v2.0, whole genome shotgun sequence encodes:
- the LOC119337303 gene encoding noroxomaritidine/norcraugsodine reductase-like, with amino-acid sequence MTTGGEKRWSLAGATALVTGGSKGIGRAIVEELAGFGARVHTCSRNAAELEECRRQWEEEKLAVTVSVCDVSVRAAREKLMETARESFDGKLDILVNNAGQLFFKVATELTENNYSHLMETNLASSFHLSQLAHPLLLNASICGGGSIVNISSIAGSVGFPCFTLYSITKGGMNQLTRSLATEWARDNIRVNGVAPSMIMTDMIKDIESEAMEKEYSRIPMGRSGKPAEVASVVSFLCMPTASYITGQVICIDGGRSIC; translated from the exons ATGACGACGGGCGGGGAGAAGAGGTGGAGCCTGGCCGGCGCGACGGCGCTCGTCACCGGCGGCAGCAAAGGAATAGG GCGCGCCATCGTGGAGGAGCTTGCCGGCTTCGGGGCGCGGGTGCACACGTGCTCCCGCAACGCGGCGGAGCTGGAAGAGTGCCGCCGGCAGTGGGAGGAGGAGAAGCTGGCGGTCACCGTCTCCGTCTGCGATGTCTCTGTACGCGCTGCGAGGGAGAAGCTCATGGAGACGGCCAGGGAATCTTTCGACGGCAAGCTTGACATATTG GTGAACAATGCAGGGCAATTGTTTTTCAAAGTGGCTACGGAGTTGACGGAAAACAACTACTCGCATCTGATGGAGACTAATTTAGCATCGAGCTTCCACCTCAGTCAGCTAGCACACCCTCTCCTCCTCAACGCCTCCATATGCGGAGGAGGAAGTATTGTCAACATCTCCTCCATTGCAGGCTCAGTTGGCTTTCCATGCTTCACACTTTATAGCATTACAAAAG GAGGAATGAACCAACTTACAAGGAGCCTCGCCACTGAGTGGGCTAGAGACAATATTCGTGTGAACGGTGTTGCTCCATCCATGATCATGACTGACATGATCAAAGAT ATAGAGTCGGAGGCCATGGAGAAAGAGTACTCGCGGATCCCGATGGGCCGTAGTGGCAAGCCAGCGGAGGTCGCGTCAGTGGTGTCCTTCCTTTGTATGCCCACGGCATCCTATATCACCGGCCAAGTTATTTGTATTGACGGTGGTCGATCTATTTGTTAG